DNA sequence from the Pedobacter schmidteae genome:
TCCCAACCTGGATTGTACCACCGGGATTGGTAAACTTAACAGCATTGTTCAACAAATTTCGCATCACCAGATCAAACATGTTTTTATCCGCACTAATGCTTACCTCTTTATCAATCTCAACAAGTACCTTAATATTTTTTCGGGATGTAAGCGGCTCAAACATACGTATGGTAGGCAGTAACTGGGCTTCTACAGATACCGGCACCAAACACATTGGTACGTTTTGCAATTGATTTTTCGCCCACTCCAATAAATTTCCTAGCAAATACTGGGCATCTGATAATGATTTTGTCAGATTCTGTTCCACAGAGAGCCGTTCTTCCGCATTCAATTCCATTTCATTCAGCAATTGCAAATACAATTGCAAAGAATTGAGTGGGGTATTTAGGTCGTGTCCTATAATAGAAAAGAGTTTATCCTTTTCTTTATTCATCAATTCCAATTTCAGTGCTTTATCTTCAGCCCGTTCTTTTTGTGTCCGGTAACTTTTGCGCAACTGAATCGTTCCAACGGCAATCATTACACTCACCATCACATAGGTAAAAGCTACATCCATAAACCACTCCCCTCTACCTGAATAGTATTGCTGAATGCTTTTTGGGTAAAAATACTCGATCGCCAATACTGTCAGTACCAGCACGACGTTAAAAAAATACCAGAATGCCAGCTTTTTCCTTGGAATAATTAGAAAAATGAGATATAGACTAACCATAAAGAGCAACAATATGCTACCCGATATGCCTGAATTGTAAAAATAAGCCAGGGCAATAGCCACGTTAATTTGAATAACAGACAAAATAACCGCCAGACGAGACTTATACATATAGCGGCTTAATGCATACAAACCGGTCTGAATGATTAAAATAGCAGCTGATATTAAGGCAGCGAAATAAAGCGATGTAGAAAAATTATAAATAGTAATAATAGAAACGGCAGCAATAGCGGTGATAGAGATGGTATGAAAAATCCTGCCTTCTAAAGAGAAGTGATCTGCATCTCCCACCATCCGGAGCCAGTTGTCCTGCCATTTAACTAATAAGCGTTTAAACATTTATAATCCCTGCTGTAGCCTGGCCCAAAAAAGAGAGGCGTTATGAATTACAAATTAAAGCATAAATGTTGTAAATATACAGTGATGGGGCCACTATTTATCCTTCACTTTTACATACTTCTCCGTAATCGTCCTA
Encoded proteins:
- a CDS encoding sensor histidine kinase KdpD, whose protein sequence is MFKRLLVKWQDNWLRMVGDADHFSLEGRIFHTISITAIAAVSIITIYNFSTSLYFAALISAAILIIQTGLYALSRYMYKSRLAVILSVIQINVAIALAYFYNSGISGSILLLFMVSLYLIFLIIPRKKLAFWYFFNVVLVLTVLAIEYFYPKSIQQYYSGRGEWFMDVAFTYVMVSVMIAVGTIQLRKSYRTQKERAEDKALKLELMNKEKDKLFSIIGHDLNTPLNSLQLYLQLLNEMELNAEERLSVEQNLTKSLSDAQYLLGNLLEWAKNQLQNVPMCLVPVSVEAQLLPTIRMFEPLTSRKNIKVLVEIDKEVSISADKNMFDLVMRNLLNNAVKFTNPGGTIQVGTTLEDGKCIISIKDDGIGIASERQAEIFSLNIASSYGTMNEKGTGLGLVLCKDFIVQQGGRIWFTSSVDTGTVFYVEMSLA